The Porites lutea chromosome 4, jaPorLute2.1, whole genome shotgun sequence genome contains a region encoding:
- the LOC140934790 gene encoding uncharacterized protein, which produces MQGFGTWNPESTQKIDAYSHITYYSQFTASSGKLPITSQVEGAHSPSESVKTRISIAQEQPPLKGTSILPRSSGVGRLVRRWPPDECENCKLKQIKVSEAFKEDVDKETASRILKPEVLGTYLTRPGNSESGKSLSMRDKTEDGSSLIRHYRISFKEGIGYSLDYKKGPWFSKISRLLGHYYKNKLPNSENRLRYPYQS; this is translated from the exons ATGCAAG GATTCGGTACCTGGAACCCAGAATCCACCCAAAAAATTGATGCGTATTCACATATTACATATTATTCACAGTTCACGGCTAGTTCAGGTAAATTGCCTATTACCTCACAAGTGGAAGGTGCCCACTCACCATCTGAAAGTGTGAAGACACGCATATCTATAGCTCAAGAGCAGCCACCATTGAAAGGTACTTCAATTCTACCCAGGAGTTCAGGAGTGGGGCGTTTAGTACGTAG ATGGCCCCCTGACGAATGTGAAAACTGTAAATTAAAACAGATCAAA GTATCCGAAGCTTTTAAGGAGGACGTAGATAAAGAGACGGCAAGCAG AATTTTGAAACCAGAGGTGTTAGGTACATACTTGACACGCCCAGGCAATTCAGAGTCCGGAAAA tCTTTGTCAATGCGGGACAAGACTGAGGACGGTTCATCACTAATCAGGCACTACAGGATTTCCTTTAAGGAG ggtatCGGTTACAGTCTGGATTATAAAAAAGGACCTTGGTTTTCTAAAATTTCAAGACTGCTGGgtcattattataaaaacaagcTACCAAATTCCGAAAACAGACTTCGCTATCCTTATCAGAGCTAA
- the LOC140936004 gene encoding uncharacterized protein, giving the protein MATGSSLSAADDALRTTNEKANFSRLARLLMRGGHALLREVFDATHPPATLPAVLGNPIIKKHLETLRKNRVLFFPEWECLYNSSGPGGYGQSADFDISLLCKLLREICNLTAPSTGWDNMPNSHDYSLQADIVRIRTYRNSIFSHNHCMEVTDANFQKLWIEISEALLRIAGHFGRARREEWKKSIEKFLHDPFTPDAEKCVKELQLWYREEMDLKREHEKLNKKVEQGFENLGGMVKRMQSNQQQIEEKLMRIHRLCLEQFTASSGKLPIAPQVEGAHSPSESVKTRISIAPKQPPLKGTSILPRSSGVGRLVRRWPPDECKNSKVKQIKVSFPCNLVFERMILHRAPCLV; this is encoded by the exons ATGGCCACAGGTTCATCCCTATCTGCTGCAGATGACGCCTTAAGGACAACAAATGAAAAAGCAAATTTCAGCCGGTTGGCACGGCTCCTGATGCGTGGAGGACACGCACTTTTAAGGGAAGTGTTTGATGCAACCCATCCACCAGCTACGCTTCCAGCTGTACTTGGTAACCCCATAATAAAGAAGCACCTGGAAACTCTGAGAAAAAACCGGGTCCTTTTCTTCCCGGAATGGGAATGTCTTTACAACTCATCCGGGCCAGGAGGGTATGGACAGTCGGCCGATTTTGATATCAGCCTACTTTGTAAATTGCTTCGGGAAATATGCAACCTTACCGCTCCTTCTACCGGATGGGACAACATGCCTAACAGCCATGATTACAGCCTTCAAGCAGACATAGTGAGAATCAGGACTTACCGTAACAGCATATTTAGTCACAACCACTGCATGGAGGTTACTGATGCTAATTTCCAGAAGCTTTGGATTGAAATAAGTGAGGCCTTATTGAGAATTGCTGGCCACTTTGGCAGAGCAAGAAGAGAGGAATGGAAGAAGTCCATCGAAAAGTTTCTCCATGATCCATTTACGCCAGATGCAGAAAAATGTGTTAAAGAACTTCAGTTATGGTACCGTGAGGAGATGGACTTAAAACGTGAGCACGAAAAGCTAAACAAAAAGGTTGAGCAAGGGTTCGAAAATCTTGGGGGAATGGTGAAGCGGATGCAAAGTAATCAACAACAAATCGAAGAGAAATTGATGCGTATTCACAGATTATGTCTTGAACAGTTCACGGCTAGTTCAGGTAAATTGCCCATTGCCCCACAAGTGGAAGGTGCCCACTCACCATCTGAAAGTGTGAAGACACGCATATCTATAGCTCCGAAGCAGCCACCATTGAAAGGTACTTCAATTCTACCCAGGAGTTCAGGAGTGGGGCGTTTAGTACGTAG ATGGCCCCCTGACGAATGTAAAAACTCCAAAGTAAAACAGATCAAAGTAAGTTTTCCTTGTAATTTAGTTTTTGAAAGAATGATACTTCATCGTGCTCCTTGCTTAGTTTGA